From a region of the Helianthus annuus cultivar XRQ/B chromosome 5, HanXRQr2.0-SUNRISE, whole genome shotgun sequence genome:
- the LOC110943946 gene encoding uncharacterized protein LOC110943946, with translation MSSEEREDLIIGKKSKGEGKEKDNKNDDGLDQPYLPRDLAEVSKFTRRIAEAPMPPKTKLPPNFDRYDGTRDPEDHLHALRGAGQLRRWPMPVWCHMFVQTLTEGARLWFDSLPPGGIDNYEELSEKFLRNFGQQRKVVKNPNEILHIRQRDNERIDQYMERFVKESMNIKDVPEVMKISSFINGLKHAQLCEKLGEEFPHSFDNLMDRVRAFVRGKDTVSKAKETDVTPRRITPATKPPNKGTPYSRKPTLGRMLHDRARPSYSPYRPQGRGPPPYSDNFTPLTKTPSEILATERVKNSFPRPPPIKPGPKAQPNEYCDFHKGFGHKTDDCMYLKREIEVAVKTGRLAHLVKDIKEGGGDRKGRDAREPGRADVDMIRRRNEFDTTRSVKARILGSPDCMKAPILMPHLEENEVQRLPLNISAIIAGHKVSRIHVDGGSGVEVIYEHCFLRFDRDIRDRLEEDSIPLVGFNNSVSHPLGKIRLPFTVGVGGRVRKINLTFTVVRAPSKYNAILGRPGIGDLQAQASTPHGALVFQTPKGLAWVKSAYEVISLVSKGEASEKPRKEGVEEWVLCDGFPEQTVKVGSQLSDKCKSALKELLLLNIDVFAFQHGDMT, from the coding sequence ATGTCCTCAGAAGAAAGGGAGGACCTCATCATAGGAAAGAAGTCAAAAGGAGAGGGGAAAGAAAAGGATAACAAAAATGATGATGGCTTGGACCAACCCTATCTGCCACGGGACTTAGCTGAGGTCTCGAAGTTCACACGGAGGATTGCAGAAGCACCGATGCCCCCTAAGACAAAGCTACCTCCAAACTTTGACCGCTATGATGGGACAAGAGACCCTGAAGATCACCTCCATGCCTTAAGGGGAGCGGGACAACTTAGGCGATGGCCCATGCCGGTGTGGTGCCACATGTTTGTACAAACTTTGACGGAGGGGGCCCGGCTCTGGTTTGACAGCCTCCCTCCGGGAGGAATCGACAATTATGAAGAGCTAAGCGAGAAGTTCCTCAGAAACTTTGGTCAGCAGAGAAAAGTGGTCAAGAATCCAAACGAGATTCTGCACATAAGGCAGAGGGACAACGAGCGAATAGACCAGTATATGGAGAGGTTTGTCAAGGAGAGCATGAACATCAAGGATGTCCCGGAGGTCATGAAAATCAGCAGTTTCATAAACGGGCTAAAGCATGCACAGCTATGTGAGAAACTTGGGGAGGAGTTCCCCCACTCGTTTGACAACCTCATGGACAGGGTCAGAGCCTTTGTCAGGGGAAAAGACACGGTCAGCAAAGCCAAGGAGACGGACGTCACACCCCGAAGGATCACCCCAGCTACAAAGCCTCCTAACAAAGGTACACCTTATTCCAGAAAACCCACTCTTGGTAGAATGTTGCATGACAGAGCAAGGCCCTCATATTCCCCATATAGACCTCAGGGGAGAGGCCCCCCTCCTTACTCTGATAATTTCACCCCTCTCACCAAGACCCCAAGTGAGATACTGGCCACTGAGAGGGTAAAGAACTCCTTCCCAAGGCCACCACCCATAAAACCCGGGCCAAAGGCACAACCAAACGAGTATTGTGACTTCCACAAAGGTTTTGGGCATAAAACTGATGACTGCATGTATCTGAAGAGAGAGATAGAAGTTGCAGTGAAAACGGGAAGACTGGCCCATTTGGTTAAGGATATCAAGGAGGGAGGAGGGGATCGCAAGGGAAGAGATGCACGGGAGCCTGGGAGGGCAGATGTGGATATGATTAGAAGGAGGAATGAATTCGATACCACCCGGAGTGTAAAGGCCAGAATCCTGGGCTCCCCGGACTGCATGAAAGCTCCCATCCTTATGCCACACTTGGAAGAAAACGAAGTGCAACGACTTCCCCTCAACATCTCAGCTATAATAGCTGGTCACAAGGTGTCTCGAATACATGTGGACGGAGGGTCCGGTGTCGAAGTAATATATGAGCATTGTTTCCTCAGATTTGACAGAGATATAAGAGATCGGCTTGAAGAAGACTCCATCCCTTTAGTGGGATTCAACAATAGTGTATCGCACCCCCTGGGAAAAATCAGGCTCCCATTCACTGTCGGGGTAGGGGGCCGTGTTCGAAAAATAAACCTGACCTTCACAGTGGTCCGAGCCCCCTCAAAGTACAACGCAATCCTAGGAAGACCTGGAATTGGGGATTTACAAGCACAGGCATCCACCCCCCATGGAGCCTTAGTGTTTCAAACGCCGAAGGGCTTAGCCTGGGTAAAATCCGCATACGAAGTGATTTCCTTAGTATCCAAAGGGGAAGCATCCGAGAAGCCCCGGAAAGAGGGAGTCGAGGAATGGGTCCTTTGTGATGGGTTCCCAGAGCAAACAGTCAAGGTGGGAAGTCAGTTAAGTGACAAATGTAAGAGTGCTCTCAAGGAACTACTCCTCCTCAACATAGATGTATTTGCATTCCAACACGGGGACATGACATGA